The Planktothrix tepida PCC 9214 genome has a segment encoding these proteins:
- a CDS encoding ParE family toxin-like protein translates to MRSATLPSFWSEYHRLPLNIRKEARKAYRLWSNNPFYPSLHFKCINRDEDIWSVRITRNYRAIGILQEDTVTWFWIGSHDQYEEFFG, encoded by the coding sequence ATGAGGTCTGCTACTTTACCGTCTTTTTGGTCAGAATATCATCGCCTTCCACTCAACATTCGCAAAGAAGCGAGAAAAGCGTATCGTTTATGGTCAAATAATCCTTTTTATCCCTCCTTACACTTTAAGTGCATTAATCGTGATGAGGATATTTGGTCAGTCAGAATTACGCGAAATTATCGTGCGATTGGAATTTTACAAGAGGATACAGTTACATGGTTTTGGATTGGTAGTCATGATCAATATGAGGAGTTTTTTGGGTAA
- the clpB gene encoding ATP-dependent chaperone ClpB: MQPTDPNKFTEKTWEALARTPDIVKQSQQQQIESEHLMKALLEQEGLTKNILTKAGISVAQFRERTDSFINRQPKITGTISNVYLGRSLDTLLDRAETYRQEYKDEFISIEHLFLAYLKDDRFGKALFQEFHLDEPKLKSIITQIRGNNKVTDQTPENKYEALEKYGRDLTEAARQGKLDPVIGRDDEIRRTVQILSRRTKNNPVLIGEPGVGKTAIAEGLAQRIIAGDVPQSLQERRLIALDMGALIAGAKFRGEFEERLKAVLKEVTDSQGAIILFIDEIHTVVGAGATQGAMDAGNLLKPMLARGELRCIGATTLDEYRKYIEKDPALERRFQQVYVDQPTVEDTISILRGLKERYEVHHGVKISDSALVAAAVLSTRYISDRFLPDKAIDLVDESAAKLKMEITSKPEELDEIDRRILQLEMERLSLQKESDPASLERLERLESELGTLKEEQRNLSSQWQSEKNVITDIQSIKEEIDRVNIEIQQAERNYDLNRAAELKYGKLEELKKKLKATEAQLEATQTSGKTLLREEVTEADIAEIISKWTGIPISKLVESEMQKLLNLEDELHHRVIGQNEAVTAVADAIQRSRAGLADPNRPVASFIFLGPTGVGKTELAKALASYLFDTEEAMVRIDMSEYMEKHAVSRLIGAPPGYVGYDEGGQLTEAIRRRPYAVILFDEIEKAHPDVFNIMLQILDDGRVTDAQGHTVDFKNTIIIMTSNVGSQYILDVSGSESQYEEMRSRVLDAMRASFRPEFLNRIDEMIIFHALQKEELRQIVRLQIERLSKRLADRKMALKLSDSALDFLAEVGYDPVYGARPLKRAIQRELETPIAKAILRSEFVNGDTIFVDIENERLAFKRLPVELLTAQER, from the coding sequence ATGCAACCAACTGACCCCAATAAATTTACAGAAAAAACCTGGGAAGCTCTAGCCAGAACTCCCGATATTGTCAAACAATCCCAACAGCAACAAATTGAAAGTGAACACTTAATGAAAGCGTTGCTGGAACAAGAAGGATTAACTAAAAATATCTTAACTAAAGCCGGAATATCCGTTGCTCAATTTCGAGAAAGAACCGATAGCTTTATTAATCGTCAGCCTAAAATAACAGGTACAATTTCTAATGTTTATTTAGGTCGAAGTTTAGATACGCTGTTGGATCGAGCCGAAACTTATCGCCAAGAATACAAAGATGAGTTTATTTCGATAGAACATCTATTTTTAGCTTATCTTAAAGATGATCGTTTTGGCAAGGCTTTATTTCAAGAATTTCACTTAGATGAACCTAAACTCAAATCAATTATTACTCAAATTAGAGGAAACAATAAAGTGACTGATCAAACCCCTGAAAATAAATACGAAGCCCTCGAAAAATATGGTCGAGATTTAACCGAAGCCGCCCGTCAAGGGAAACTCGATCCTGTCATTGGACGAGATGATGAAATTCGGCGTACCGTACAAATTTTAAGCCGGAGAACGAAAAATAATCCCGTATTAATTGGGGAACCCGGTGTTGGTAAAACGGCGATCGCAGAAGGACTCGCCCAACGAATTATTGCAGGAGATGTACCGCAATCTCTCCAAGAAAGACGCTTAATTGCCTTAGATATGGGAGCCTTAATTGCTGGAGCAAAATTCCGAGGAGAATTTGAAGAACGCCTAAAAGCGGTATTAAAAGAAGTTACTGACTCTCAGGGTGCAATTATTCTTTTTATTGATGAAATTCATACCGTTGTGGGAGCAGGTGCAACCCAAGGCGCGATGGATGCGGGGAACCTTTTAAAACCCATGTTAGCACGGGGAGAATTGCGCTGTATTGGAGCAACAACCCTCGATGAATATCGCAAATATATTGAAAAAGATCCCGCCTTAGAACGACGTTTTCAACAGGTTTATGTGGATCAACCCACCGTTGAAGATACCATCTCAATTTTACGCGGATTAAAAGAACGCTATGAGGTTCATCATGGGGTAAAAATTTCCGATAGTGCGTTAGTCGCCGCCGCCGTATTATCCACTCGATATATTAGCGATCGCTTTTTACCCGATAAAGCCATTGATTTAGTTGATGAATCTGCGGCTAAATTAAAAATGGAAATTACTTCTAAACCCGAAGAACTCGATGAAATTGATCGGCGAATTTTGCAATTAGAAATGGAACGATTATCATTGCAAAAAGAAAGCGATCCAGCATCTTTAGAACGGTTAGAACGGTTAGAAAGCGAATTAGGAACCTTAAAAGAAGAACAACGAAACCTCAGTTCTCAATGGCAATCTGAAAAGAATGTAATTACTGATATTCAATCCATCAAAGAAGAAATTGATCGGGTTAATATTGAAATTCAACAAGCCGAACGGAACTATGATTTAAACCGAGCGGCGGAATTAAAATACGGTAAACTTGAAGAACTCAAGAAGAAACTCAAAGCCACAGAAGCGCAATTAGAAGCGACTCAAACCAGTGGAAAAACTTTATTGCGGGAAGAAGTTACTGAAGCCGATATTGCGGAAATTATCTCTAAATGGACAGGAATTCCGATTAGTAAATTAGTCGAGTCGGAAATGCAAAAACTCCTGAATTTAGAAGATGAATTACACCACCGAGTTATTGGTCAAAATGAAGCCGTAACCGCCGTTGCTGATGCCATTCAACGCTCAAGAGCCGGGTTAGCTGATCCCAATCGTCCCGTCGCTAGTTTTATCTTTTTAGGCCCCACAGGAGTCGGTAAAACGGAATTAGCAAAAGCTTTAGCTTCCTATTTATTTGATACCGAAGAAGCGATGGTGCGAATTGATATGTCGGAATACATGGAAAAACACGCTGTTTCCCGTTTAATTGGTGCTCCTCCGGGGTATGTGGGATATGATGAAGGGGGGCAATTAACCGAAGCCATTCGTCGCCGTCCCTACGCTGTGATTCTGTTTGATGAAATTGAAAAAGCCCATCCCGATGTGTTTAATATTATGTTGCAAATCCTCGATGATGGGCGGGTTACGGATGCACAAGGTCATACTGTTGATTTCAAAAATACCATTATTATTATGACCAGTAATGTGGGATCACAGTATATTTTAGATGTGTCAGGTTCCGAGTCTCAATATGAAGAAATGCGGAGTCGGGTATTAGACGCAATGCGGGCAAGTTTCCGACCAGAATTCCTCAACCGAATTGATGAAATGATCATTTTCCATGCGTTACAAAAAGAGGAATTACGGCAAATTGTTCGTCTCCAAATTGAACGTTTATCAAAACGGTTAGCAGACCGGAAAATGGCTTTAAAATTATCAGATTCTGCCTTAGATTTCTTAGCAGAAGTGGGTTATGATCCGGTTTATGGGGCGCGTCCGTTAAAACGAGCCATTCAACGAGAATTAGAAACCCCCATTGCTAAAGCGATTCTTCGCAGTGAATTTGTGAATGGAGATACCATTTTTGTTGATATTGAAAACGAACGATTAGCGTTTAAGCGTTTACCTGTTGAATTGTTAACGGCTCAAGAACGATAA
- a CDS encoding PIN domain-containing protein — protein sequence MRLIFLDAGPLGMIANPKATPSNLGCQLWLDNLLAQGEKVILPEIADYEIRRELLRANKQQSIRKLDRLKSILDYTPINTEVMLLAAELWADARKSGNPTADNRALDADVILAAQAKLEELNGNSVIVVTTNKKHLSIFVDAREWQEIPQQSDSP from the coding sequence ATGCGATTAATTTTTTTAGATGCTGGCCCTTTAGGAATGATTGCTAACCCGAAAGCGACTCCCTCAAATTTAGGCTGTCAATTGTGGTTAGACAATTTATTAGCCCAAGGGGAAAAAGTGATTTTACCCGAAATTGCTGACTATGAAATCCGTCGGGAATTATTAAGGGCTAATAAACAACAGAGTATTAGGAAACTTGATCGATTAAAATCTATTTTAGATTATACACCCATTAATACGGAGGTAATGTTATTAGCAGCAGAACTGTGGGCTGATGCGAGAAAAAGTGGCAACCCAACGGCGGATAATCGCGCTTTAGATGCAGATGTTATTCTAGCAGCCCAAGCTAAATTAGAAGAATTAAATGGAAATTCTGTGATTGTGGTGACAACGAATAAAAAGCATTTATCGATATTTGTAGACGCGAGAGAATGGCAAGAAATTCCTCAACAAAGTGATTCACCATAG
- a CDS encoding acetate kinase yields the protein MKILVLNAGSSSQKSCLYEITKSTLPDYPLHPIWEATIDWTASQEFGLMKVKTLKVKQEYQIDLKSKQDAIAQMFNTLIAGETKVLNHLSEINIVGHRVVHGGSDYSEAILINEKVKETIQSLIPLAPTHNPAHLEGIEAVERLLGTVPQVAVFDTAFHRKMPDYVTVYPIPYQYLQEGIKRYGFHGTSHKYCAKQTAKILGKPLEFLKIITCHLGNGCSLAAIQDGISINTTMGFTPLEGLMMGTRSGSIDPSIVLYLQGKYQYDVNQINQILNKESGLKGIVGESGDLRYILTEMKAGNPKAKLAFEMYIHRLRMGIGQMLASLGGLDALVFTAGVGEHAEQVREATCQGWEFLSLKLDLEKNASHPVDEEISTEDSKVKILVIHTEEDWAIATECWHIFHSST from the coding sequence ATGAAAATTTTAGTATTAAATGCGGGTTCAAGTTCTCAAAAAAGCTGTTTGTATGAAATTACAAAATCTACATTACCCGACTATCCCTTACACCCCATTTGGGAAGCAACGATTGATTGGACAGCTTCTCAAGAATTTGGGTTAATGAAAGTGAAAACTTTAAAGGTTAAGCAAGAATATCAAATCGATTTAAAATCTAAACAAGACGCGATCGCTCAAATGTTTAACACCCTAATTGCAGGGGAAACAAAAGTATTAAATCACCTTTCAGAAATTAATATTGTTGGTCATCGTGTCGTCCATGGTGGCTCAGATTATTCTGAAGCCATATTGATTAATGAAAAAGTAAAAGAAACCATTCAATCTTTAATTCCCCTCGCTCCTACCCACAACCCCGCCCATTTAGAAGGAATTGAAGCCGTTGAAAGGTTATTAGGAACTGTCCCCCAAGTTGCAGTATTTGATACCGCTTTTCATCGGAAAATGCCCGATTATGTAACAGTTTATCCGATTCCTTATCAATATTTACAAGAAGGAATTAAACGCTATGGATTTCATGGAACTAGCCATAAATATTGTGCCAAACAAACCGCTAAAATTTTAGGTAAACCCTTAGAATTCTTAAAAATAATTACCTGTCATTTAGGAAATGGATGTTCTTTAGCTGCTATTCAAGATGGAATTAGTATTAATACTACGATGGGATTTACCCCCTTAGAAGGATTAATGATGGGAACTCGAAGCGGCTCAATTGATCCGTCTATTGTTTTATATTTACAAGGAAAATATCAATATGATGTTAATCAAATTAATCAAATTTTAAATAAAGAATCGGGGTTAAAAGGGATTGTTGGGGAGTCGGGAGATCTACGATATATTTTAACCGAAATGAAAGCTGGAAATCCTAAAGCAAAACTTGCCTTTGAAATGTATATTCATCGCTTAAGAATGGGAATAGGGCAAATGTTAGCAAGTTTAGGCGGTTTAGATGCCTTAGTCTTTACCGCCGGAGTCGGAGAACACGCCGAACAAGTTCGAGAAGCGACTTGTCAAGGATGGGAGTTTTTGAGTTTAAAATTAGACTTAGAAAAAAATGCCTCTCACCCCGTTGACGAAGAAATTTCTACCGAAGATTCAAAGGTTAAAATATTAGTCATTCATACGGAGGAAGATTGGGCGATCGCAACGGAATGTTGGCATATTTTTCATTCCTCTACATAA
- a CDS encoding histidine phosphatase family protein: MSVKLYFLRHGETTYSQQGGYCGNLDPDLTENGLKMADQFAKSYQNLPWVAAFVSPMKRTIATAKPLCEAVGLEMQFRDGLKEIAYGEWEGKSPQTVNESYHDEYVRWLTDPGWNAPTGGEKGVDIARRCAPVLQEIGERYQSGNVLIVSHKATIRIMICGLLGIDIGRFRDRIAMPTGAVSIVELSNHGPLLHTLADRCHLDETLRSSIGT; the protein is encoded by the coding sequence ATGAGCGTTAAACTGTATTTTTTGAGACACGGAGAAACCACCTATAGTCAACAAGGCGGTTATTGTGGAAATTTAGATCCCGATTTAACCGAAAATGGCTTAAAGATGGCGGATCAATTTGCTAAATCTTACCAAAATTTACCTTGGGTTGCTGCATTTGTAAGTCCAATGAAACGAACCATTGCAACTGCAAAACCCTTGTGCGAAGCGGTGGGTTTAGAAATGCAATTTCGAGACGGTTTAAAAGAAATTGCCTATGGAGAATGGGAAGGAAAATCACCCCAAACCGTTAATGAAAGTTACCATGATGAGTATGTTCGCTGGTTAACTGATCCCGGTTGGAATGCACCTACAGGCGGCGAAAAAGGGGTTGATATTGCTCGTCGTTGTGCTCCGGTACTTCAAGAAATAGGAGAACGTTATCAATCGGGTAATGTTTTAATTGTATCCCATAAAGCCACGATTAGAATTATGATCTGTGGATTATTAGGAATTGATATTGGCAGATTTCGCGATCGCATTGCCATGCCCACAGGGGCTGTTAGTATAGTAGAATTATCGAATCATGGGCCGTTATTACACACTTTAGCCGATCGGTGTCATTTAGATGAAACCTTACGGTCTTCTATTGGAACCTAG
- a CDS encoding phosphoketolase family protein, whose protein sequence is MVAAPDKPIELNNPLNEEELLKINAYWRACNYLAVGMIYLRENPLLKQPLKPSDVKHRLLGHWGSSPGLSFIYIHLNRLIKKYDLDMIYLAGPGHGAPGVLAPVYLEGTYSEIYPNISEDADGMQKFFKQFSFPGGIGSHCTPETPGSIHEGGELGYSLSHAYGSVFDNPDLISVCVVGDGEAETGALATAWHSNKFINPIRDGAVLPVLHLNGYKIANPTILSRISHEELEALFKGYGYKPYFVEGSDPTLMHQKMAATLEEAITEIKAIQAEARSTGTAKRPMWPMIVLRSPKGWTGPADVDGHKVEGFWRAHQVPMADVTTNPPHLRLLEDWMRSYKPEELFDENGRLIPELKALAPQGTKRMSASPHANGGTLRKDLKLPDFRQYGVSVEHPGKAEVENTKLLGNFLRDVMRNNLHNFRMFGPDETASNRLNPVYEVSKKTWLAEFYPEDLDGSELATDGRVMEMLSEHTLEGWLEGYVLTGRHGFFHTYEAFAHVIDSMFNQHAKWLDICKNEVSWRAPISSLNILLSSTVWRQDHNGFSHQDPGFLDVVTNKSASVTRIYLPPDANCLLSVADHCLKSTDYINVIVADKQKHLQFLSMDDAIKHCTKGIGIWEWASNDDCGKEPDIPDVIMASCGDVATMESLAATAILREEIPDLKVRFVNVVDLFKLQPDTEHPHGLSDRDFDSLFTTDKPIIFNFHGYPWLIHKLAYRRKNHPNLHVRGYKEKGNINTPLELAINNQVDRFNLVMDVIDRVPKLGSAAAYVRERMRNAIIENVNYAYEHGIDKDEIVNWKWPF, encoded by the coding sequence ATGGTAGCTGCACCAGATAAACCCATTGAGTTGAATAACCCTTTGAATGAGGAGGAACTGCTTAAGATTAACGCTTACTGGCGAGCTTGCAATTACCTAGCCGTTGGTATGATTTATCTACGCGAAAATCCTTTATTAAAACAACCCCTAAAACCTTCAGACGTTAAACATCGGTTATTAGGACATTGGGGCTCCAGTCCAGGGTTGAGCTTTATCTACATTCACCTCAACCGCTTAATTAAAAAATACGACCTGGATATGATTTATCTCGCTGGCCCAGGTCACGGCGCACCCGGAGTTTTAGCGCCCGTTTACTTAGAAGGAACCTACTCAGAAATTTATCCCAATATTAGCGAAGATGCTGACGGGATGCAGAAATTCTTCAAACAGTTCTCATTCCCTGGCGGTATTGGCAGTCATTGTACCCCGGAGACTCCCGGTTCTATCCATGAAGGAGGGGAGTTAGGCTATAGTTTATCTCACGCCTATGGATCTGTGTTTGATAACCCGGACTTAATCTCCGTTTGTGTGGTGGGAGATGGAGAAGCGGAAACCGGAGCTTTAGCCACTGCTTGGCATTCTAACAAATTTATCAACCCGATTCGAGATGGGGCGGTGTTGCCTGTTCTGCATTTGAATGGGTATAAAATTGCCAACCCGACTATTTTATCGCGGATTAGCCATGAGGAATTAGAAGCGCTGTTTAAAGGTTATGGCTATAAACCTTATTTTGTCGAAGGGTCAGACCCAACCTTAATGCACCAGAAAATGGCGGCGACCTTAGAAGAAGCCATTACGGAAATTAAAGCTATTCAGGCGGAAGCACGGTCAACGGGTACGGCAAAACGTCCGATGTGGCCTATGATTGTGTTGCGGAGTCCCAAAGGTTGGACGGGCCCAGCCGATGTGGATGGTCATAAAGTTGAAGGGTTTTGGCGAGCACACCAAGTTCCGATGGCGGATGTGACGACAAACCCGCCCCATCTGCGGTTATTAGAAGATTGGATGCGGAGTTATAAACCGGAAGAATTATTTGATGAAAACGGCCGTTTAATTCCTGAACTGAAGGCCTTAGCCCCCCAAGGCACGAAACGCATGAGTGCGAGTCCCCATGCCAACGGTGGCACACTCCGAAAAGACTTAAAGTTACCCGATTTCCGCCAATATGGGGTTTCTGTGGAACATCCGGGTAAGGCAGAAGTGGAGAATACAAAGCTTTTGGGCAATTTCCTGCGGGATGTGATGCGGAATAATCTGCACAATTTCCGAATGTTTGGCCCCGACGAAACCGCTTCTAATCGTTTAAATCCGGTTTATGAAGTTAGTAAAAAAACTTGGTTAGCTGAATTTTACCCGGAAGATTTAGACGGAAGTGAGTTAGCCACCGATGGTCGGGTGATGGAAATGTTGAGTGAGCATACCTTAGAAGGATGGTTAGAAGGGTATGTGCTCACCGGACGACATGGATTTTTCCACACTTATGAAGCCTTTGCTCATGTGATTGATTCCATGTTCAACCAACACGCGAAATGGTTGGATATTTGCAAAAATGAAGTGTCTTGGCGAGCACCGATTTCTTCCTTAAATATTCTATTGTCTTCAACGGTTTGGCGACAAGATCATAACGGGTTTAGCCATCAAGACCCCGGATTTTTAGATGTGGTTACGAATAAAAGCGCCAGTGTGACTCGGATTTATTTACCACCGGATGCTAACTGTTTATTATCCGTTGCTGACCATTGTTTAAAGAGTACCGATTACATCAATGTGATTGTTGCAGATAAACAGAAACATTTGCAATTTTTGAGCATGGATGATGCCATTAAACATTGTACTAAAGGCATTGGCATTTGGGAATGGGCGAGTAATGATGATTGTGGAAAAGAACCGGATATCCCTGATGTGATTATGGCGAGTTGTGGGGATGTGGCGACGATGGAATCTCTCGCAGCTACGGCTATTTTACGAGAAGAAATACCGGATTTAAAAGTTCGGTTTGTGAACGTGGTGGATTTATTTAAGTTACAACCGGATACGGAGCATCCTCACGGGTTATCAGACCGCGATTTTGATAGTTTGTTTACCACGGATAAACCAATTATCTTTAATTTCCATGGCTATCCTTGGTTAATTCACAAGTTAGCGTATCGTCGGAAAAATCACCCGAATCTGCACGTCCGAGGCTATAAAGAAAAGGGGAATATTAATACACCCTTGGAATTGGCTATTAATAACCAAGTTGACCGTTTTAATTTGGTGATGGATGTCATTGACCGAGTACCTAAATTAGGTTCGGCGGCGGCTTACGTTCGGGAACGTATGAGAAATGCTATCATCGAAAATGTCAATTATGCTTATGAACATGGCATTGACAAAGATGAAATTGTGAATTGGAAATGGCCGTTTTAA